In Rhodococcus qingshengii JCM 15477, the sequence CGACCTTCTCACCGGCCGCGGAGCACTGGTCAACATCGCCAGCACAGCGTCGTTCCAGCCGACACCGGGCATGGCCGTCTACGGCGCATCCAAGGCGTTTGTACTCAACTTCACCGAAGCACTCTGGGCCGAAGCTCGCGGCAGCGGATTGACTGTATTGGCGGTGTGCCCCGGTCCGACGCGCACCGAGTTCTTCGACGTAGTCGGCTCCGAAGACGCGGCGGTCGGGCGAATGCAGACGGCAACTCAGGTGGTGGACACCGCTTTCCGAGCACTGGATCGACGCTACGCGCCGCCGACCGTCGTATCGGGACTGCCGAACTGGGTGTCCTCGATCAGCACTCGCTTCGCAACCCGCCGGTTGGGCGCGCTGATTTCCGGGCGACTGTTGGGTGACGTGCGAATGAAAGCCGAAACCAAGCGCTCGTCGACCTC encodes:
- a CDS encoding SDR family NAD(P)-dependent oxidoreductase, with translation MAIDVAGTTVLITGASAGLGVEFAHRFAARGANLVLVARRADRLEALATELRGAHGIIVTVLPADLAAPGVGASLHQELTNRGITVDSLINNAGFGTHGAFVDEDLERVTSEIQLNIATLVELTHTFLPDLLTGRGALVNIASTASFQPTPGMAVYGASKAFVLNFTEALWAEARGSGLTVLAVCPGPTRTEFFDVVGSEDAAVGRMQTATQVVDTAFRALDRRYAPPTVVSGLPNWVSSISTRFATRRLGALISGRLLGDVRMKAETKRSSTSAA